In Cicer arietinum cultivar CDC Frontier isolate Library 1 chromosome 1, Cicar.CDCFrontier_v2.0, whole genome shotgun sequence, one DNA window encodes the following:
- the LOC101495370 gene encoding uncharacterized protein, translated as MAIEKNNFKVSRLDSECSPLSRDTMSSDEDDVRHAESEDDDDEFDDADSGAGSDDFDLLELGETGAEFCQIGNQTCSIPLELYDLSGLEDILSVDVWNECLSEEERFELAKYLPDMDQETFVLTLKELFTGCNFQFGSPVKKLFGMLKGGLCEPRVALYREGNYFVQKRQHYHLLRKHQNTMVSNLCQIRDAWLNCRGYSIEERLRVLNIMTSQKSLMCEKMEDVEADSSDEESGEGMWNRKNKDRKDAQKLGRFPFHGVGSGLEFHPREHSASMEQEKSVKQNPKGILKLAGSKTHSVKDPTGILSSAYHPFDMNPRLNGSASARSQHNKSIGYDLGSIRGRRDQLWNGNNEEDMSFGLNVHRDRNTLRGSLMDKSSAPRVGKRHNLLRGDEIEGNNLMGLSMSSKTDLRGYTRNPTQSSDMQLFTAKPSSKRGSHDYPRKAKYAENVQQFVGSDQTKSRMRGFQLPLKVDMIDPSNHDELFCNKTPAQEFGMDSLIKYDDWNPKNKKRKAERESPDLSYTAYRSSSPQVSDRHLSSDFRTKSLQEKIRGPFVQNGGKDMKSLRGSHMLVRSEETESDSSERLDDDEDNNPLLQSKFAYSIGTAAGSLTKSLKSHLDPKKAKFGRTDMKAHIITQSKKKGGFSEQAQMHGAENYLSKNAKQKSKIINGGPFRNPAGKIIEESYPSGSNMLNVGDNDWRLSYKSNNGRIQREPVERFDMPSSTAYAAEPKKKGRTGLDHSTMRSKYLHDYGNDEDDSLENRLLGDENGVGQSRFWRRGQKNVAYKEEHIERSEAPLLGCNSAMKKRKMKYGATDFGGRDEDVNLLSSNPPKTDDLPSSKRKSKKKAGAEMVIAEMENSELLVTDMGTADMELETKPQKKPFILITPTVHTGFSFSIVHLLSAVRMAMISPPAEASLEPGKPIEQQDKVPEDNLNGVLSSDKVAANGEPANQSNMSSLTVQEIVNRVRSNPGDPCILETQEPLQDLVRGVLKIFSSKTAPLGAKGWKVLAVYEKSTRSWSWCGPVLHNSSDHDTIEEVTSPEAWGLPHKMLVKLVDSFANWLKCGQDTLQQIGSLPEPPLALMQGNLDEKERFRDLRAQKSLNTISPSSEEVRAYFRKEEILRYSIPDRAFSYTAADGKKSIVAPLRRCGGKPTSKARDHFMLKRDRPPHVTILCLVRDAAARLPGSIGTRADVCTLIRDSQYIVEDVSDAQINQVVSGALDRLHYERDPCVQFDGERKLWVYLHREREEEDFEDDGTSSTKKWKRQKKDVPDQSDQAAVTVACNGTGEQSGYDLCSDLNVDPSCTEDDKGAVQLLPNDTRLNAEDHVVVNPVSVEGNVCEDNSMAWETLDLNPTRELCQENSTNEDFGDESFGRERPVGLLSASLL; from the coding sequence ATGGCAATTGAGAAGAACAACTTTAAGGTGTCTCGGCTTGATTCTGAGTGTTCGCCTTTGAGTAGAGATACCATGTCTAGTGATGAAGATGATGTTCGGCATGCCGAATCtgaggatgatgatgatgagtttgatgatgcTGATTCTGGTGCTGGGTCTGATGATTTTGATTTGCTTGAATTGGGTGAGACTGGTGCTGAGTTTTGTCAGATTGGGAATCAGACTTGCAGTATTCCATTGGAACTTTATGATCTTTCGGGGCTTGAAGATATACTTTCAGTGGATGTGTGGAATGAATGCTTGAGTGAGGAGGAGCGGTTTGAACTTGCTAAGTATCTTCCTGACATGGACCAAGAGACTTTTGTTCTAACCTTGAAAGAGCTTTTTACTGGTTGTAACTTTCAATTTGGGAGTCCTGTTAAGAAGTTATTTGGTATGCTGAAAGGTGGCTTGTGTGAGCCAAGAGTTGCCCTTTACAGGGAGGGCAACTATTTTGTTCAGAAACGGCAACATTATCATCTGTTGAGGAAGCACCAGAACACCATGGTTAGCAATCTTTGTCAGATAAGAGATGCTTGGCTCAACTGTAGGGGCTATAGTATTGAAGAAAGGCTCCGTGTCCTGAATATTATGACCAGTCAAAAGAGCTTGATGTGTGAGAAGATGGAAGATGTGGAGGCTGATTCTTCAGATGAAGAGTCCGGTGAAGGTATGTGGAATAGGAAGAACAAGGATAGGAAAGATGCTCAAAAATTGGGTCGATTTCCTTTCCATGGTGTGGGCTCAGGTTTAGAATTCCATCCGCGAGAACATTCAGCGAGTATGGAACAAGAGAAGTCTGTCAAGCAAAACCCTAAAGGTATACTCAAGCTGGCTGGTTCAAAGACACATTCAGTAAAGGACCCCACAGGTATCTTGTCTTCTGCCTACCATCCTTTCGATATGAACCCCAGGCTTAATGGTTCAGCTTCTGCTCGTTCTCAACATAATAAGTCAATTGGATATGATTTGGGGTCAATCCGCGGGAGGAGGGATCAGTTGTGGAATGGCAACAATGAGGAAGACATGTCATTTGGACTAAACGTCCATCGAGATCGTAATACATTACGTGGCAGCTTGATGGACAAGTCTAGTGCTCCGAGAGTGGGAAAGAGGCACAACCTTCTGAGAGGGGATGAGATAGAGGGCAACAATTTGATGGGCCTGTCTATGTCTTCAAAGACTGATCTACGTGGGTACACAAGAAATCCAACCCAATCCTCTGATATGCAATTGTTCACAGCAAAGCCATCTTCTAAGAGAGGTTCCCACGATTATCCAAGGAAGGCCAAGTATGCAGAAAATGTTCAACAATTTGTAGGAAGTGATCAGACGAAGTCAAGAATGAGGGGTTTCCAGTTACCACTTAAAGTTGATATGATTGACCCATCAAACCATGATGAGCTTTTCTGCAACAAAACACCAGCACAGGAATTTGGGATGGATTCATTGATTAAATATGATGATTGGAATCCAAAGAACAAGAAACGGAAAGCAGAGAGAGAGTCTCCTGATCTCAGTTATACAGCTTATAGGTCTTCCTCACCACAGGTCAGTGATAGACACTTATCCTCTGACTTTAGAACAAAATCATTGCAAGAGAAGATCAGAGGGCCTTTTGTACAGAATGGAGGAAAAGATATGAAGTCTTTGAGGGGTAGTCATATGCTCGTAAGAAGTGAAGAAACTGAATCAGATTCATCAGAACGGTTGGATGATGATGAGGATAATAATcctttattgcagagcaaattTGCTTACTCAATCGGTACAGCTGCTGGTTCTCTCACAAAATCATTGAAGTCTCATTTAGATCCTAAGAAGGCCAAATTCGGTAGGACAGATATGAAGGCACATATTATAACACAATCCAAAAAGAAAGGTGGCTTTTCAGAGCAAGCGCAGATGCATGGTGCAGAGAATTACCTTTCAAAAAATGCAAAGCAAAAGAGTAAAATAATCAATGGCGGCCCTTTTCGTAACCCCGCTGGTAAAATCATTGAAGAGAGCTATCCCTCAGGATCAAATATGCTAAATGTTGGCGATAATGATTGGAGACTGTCATACAAAAGCAATAATGGCCGAATACAGAGGGAACCCGTTGAAAGGTTTGACATGCCCTCATCAACTGCGTATGCTGCTGAGCCAAAGAAGAAAGGGAGAACTGGCCTTGATCATTCTACTATGAGGTCAAAATATTTGCATGATTATGGTAATGATGAAGATGACTCACTTGAGAATCGGTTGCTAGGGGATGAAAATGGAGTTGGACAGAGCAGGTTTTGGAGAAGAGGGCAGAAAAATGTTGCATATAAGGAAGAGCATATTGAAAGATCTGAGGCACCATTACTTGGTTGTAACTCAGCAATGAAGAAGCGAAAAATGAAGTATGGTGCAACAGATTTTGGTGGAAGAGATGAAGATGTCAATCTTCTTTCAAGCAACCCTCCCAAGACAGATGATTTACCTTCTTCGAAAAGAAAGTCAAAGAAAAAAGCAGGGGCTGAGATGGTTATTGCTGAAATGGAAAATTCTGAACTGCTTGTTACTGATATGGGGACAGCAGACATGGAACTGGAAACCAAGCCACAGAAAAAGCCATTTATTTTGATCACACCGACTGTTCATACTggattttcattttctattgtACATCTTCTTTCAGCAGTCCGCATGGCAATGATTAGTCCACCTGCAGAAGCCAGTTTAGAGCCGGGGAAACCTATAGAACAGCAGGACAAAGTGCCAGAAGACAATCTCAATGGTGTTCTTTCTAGTGATAAGGTGGCTGCCAATGGTGAACCTGCTAACCAATCGAATATGTCATCCCTTACTGTTCAGGAGATTGTCAATCGTGTGAGATCAAACCCTGGCGATCCCTGTATTCTTGAGACGCAAGAGCCATTACAGGATTTGGTTAGAGGTGTTCTGAAGATATTTTCTTCGAAAACGGCACCTTTGGGAGCAAAGGGTTGGAAGGTACTAGCAGTTTATGAAAAATCTACCAGAAGTTGGTCATGGTGTGGCCCAGTTTTACATAATTCATCTGACCATGATACCATTGAGGAGGTGACATCTCCTGAAGCTTGGGGCCTTCCTCATAAGATGCTTGTCAAGTTGGTCGATTCCTTCGCCAATTGGTTGAAATGTGGTCAGGATACTCTTCAACAAATTGGAAGTCTCCCTGAACCACCCTTGGCATTGATGCAAGGCAACCTTGATGAGAAGGAAAGGTTTAGGGACTTGAGGGCCCAAAAGAGTCTCAACACCATAAGCCCAAGTTCAGAGGAAGTTAGGGCTTATTTTCGCAAGGAGGAAATTCTTAGATACTCAATTCCAGACAGAGCATTCTCATACACTGCAGCTGATGGTAAAAAGTCTATTGTGGCTCCTTTGAGAAGATGTGGTGGTAAGCCAACATCAAAAGCCAGAGACCATTTTATGTTGAAACGTGATCGCCCACCACATGTTACAATTCTCTGTCTAGTAAGAGATGCAGCTGCTAGGTTGCCTGGAAGTATTGGTACTAGAGCAGATGTCTGTACATTAATTCGAGATTCtcaatacattgttgaagatgTCTCTGATGCACAAATTAACCAAGTAGTTAGTGGAGCCTTGGATAGATTGCATTATGAACGTGATCCTTGTGTACAATTTGATGGGGAAAGGAAACTGTGGGTTTATTTACatagagaaagagaagaagaagatttCGAGGATGATGGTACGTCATCCACAAAGAAATGGAAGAGGCAGAAAAAAGATGTACCTGATCAATCTGATCAGGCAGCAGTAACTGTTGCTTGTAATGGGACTGGAGAACAAAGTGGATATGATTTGTGCTCTGATCTCAATGTCGATCCATCATGCACTGAAGATGATAAGGGAGCAGTCCAACTTCTGCCCAATGATACAAGGCTGAATGCAGAGGATCATGTTGTTGTCAATCCTGTTTCTGTAGAAGGCAATGTTTGTGAGGATAATTCAATGGCTTGGGAGACTCTTGATTTGAATCCTACTCGTGAGTTATGCCAAGAAAATTCAACAAATGAAGATTTTGGTGATGAGTCCTTTGGGAGAGAAAGGCCTGTTGGACTACTAAGTGCGAGCTTATTGTGA
- the LOC101495697 gene encoding kinesin-like protein KIN-5D translates to MEVQQKRGGGGGGLVPLSPSHTPRSTDKPVRDLRSADSNSSSHNKYDKEKGVNVQVLVRCRPLNEDEMRLHTPVVITCNEGRKEVAAVQCIANKQIDRTFAFDKVFGPASQQKELYDQAVSPIVYEVLEGYNCTIFAYGQTGTGKTYTMEGGARKKNGEFPSDAGVIPRAVKQIFDILEAQSAEYSMKVTFLELYNEEITDLLAAEETSKFVDEKSKKPIALMEDGKGGVFVRGLEEEIVCTANEIYKILEKGSSKRRTAETLLNKQSSRSHSIFSITIHIKECTPEGEEMIKCGKLNLVDLAGSENISRSGAREGRAREAGEINKSLLTLGRVINALVEHSGHVPYRDSKLTRLLRDSLGGKTKTCIIATVSPSIHCLEETLSTLDYAHRAKNIKNKPEVNQKMMKSAMIKDLYSEIDRLKQEVYAAREKNGIYIPRDRYLHEEAEKKAMTEKIERMELDGESKDKQLMELQELYNSQQLLTAELSAKLEKTEKSLEETEQSLFDLEERHKQANATIKEKEFLISNLLKSEKELVERAIELRAELENAASDVSNLFSKIERKDKIEEGNRVLIQKFQSQLAQQLEALHKTVSASVMHQEQQLKDMEEDMKSFVSTKAEATEDLRVRVGELKSMYGSGIRALDNLAEELKANNQLTYEDLKSEVAKHSSALEDLFKGIALEADSLLNDLQNSLHKQEANLTAYAHQQREAHARAVETTRAVSKITVNFFETIDRHASNLTQIVEETQFVNDQKLCELEKKFEECTAYEEKQLLEKVAEMLASSNARKKKLVQMAVNDLRESANCRTSKLQQEALTMQDSTSTVKAEWMVHMEKTESNYHEDTSAVESGKKDLVEALQICLNKAEVGSQQWRTAQESLLSLEKRNAASVDTTVRGGMEANQDLRTRFSSAVSTTLEDAGIANKDINSSIDHSLQLDHEACGNLNSMITPCCGDLRELKGGHYHRIVEITENAGKCLLNEYMVDEPSCSTPTRRLFNLPSVSSIEELRTPSFEELLKAFWDAKYSKQANGDVKHIGSYEAAQSVRDSRVPLTAIN, encoded by the exons ATGGAAGTTCAGCAGAAAAGAGGAGGAGGAGGTGGTGGATTGGTGCCGTTATCGCCGTCGCACACGCCGCGTTCCACGGATAAGCCAGTACGAGATCTGCGATCTGCTGATTCGAATTCAAGTAGTCACAATAAGTATGATAAAGAGAAAGGAGTTAATGTTCAGGTTCTGGTTCGGTGTAG GCCATTGAATGAAGATGAAATGCGGCTTCATACGCCTGTTGTGATTACGTGTAATGAAGGAAGAAAGGAAGTTGCAGCTGTTCAGTGTATAGCCAATAAGCAGATCGATAGAACCTTTGCATTTGATAAG GTGTTTGGTCCTGCCTCTCAACAGAAAGAACTGTATGATCAAGCAGTGTCTCCTATTGTTTATGAAGTTCTTGAGGGCTATAACTGTACAATTTTTGCATATGGACAAACCGGAACAGGGAAGACATACACAATGGAAGGAGGTGCGAGAAAGAAG AATGGTGAATTTCCAAGTGATGCCGGTGTCATCCCAAGAGCCGTGAAGCAGATTTTTGATATATTAGAAGCTCAGAGTGCTGAGTACAGCATGAAAGTAACATTTTTGGAGCTTTACAATGAGGAAATAACTGATCTTTTGGCCGCCGAGGAGACTTCAAAATTTGTAGATGAGAAGTCGAAGAAACCCATTGCTTTAATGGAAGATGGGAAAGGAGGTGTTTTTGTCAGAGGATTAGAAGAAGAGATTGTTTGCACTGCAAATGAAATTTATAAGATATTGGAAAAAGGTTCCTCAAAAAGGCGTACTGCCGAAACTCTTCTGAACAAACAAAGTAGCCGTTCTCACTCCATATTTTCTATCACAATTCATATTAAGGAGTGTACTCCAGAAGGTGAAGAAATGATTAAATGTGGAAAGTTAAATCTTGTGGACCTTGCGGGGTCTGAGAACATTTCGCGTTCTGGTGCTAGAGAG GGTCGAGCAAGAGAGGCAGGGGAGATAAATAAAAGCTTGCTTACACTTGGTCGAGTGATCAATGCTCTGGTTGAGCACTCAGGTCATGTTCCATATAG GGACAGCAAATTAACCAGACTGTTGAGGGATTCTTTGGGTGGTAAAACCAAGACATGTATTATTGCCACAGTGTCACCTTCCATTCACTGTCTGGAAGAAACCCTTAGTACCTTGGACTATGCGCACCGTGCTAAAAATATCAAGAACAAACCAGAG GTTAATCAGAAAATGATGAAATCTGCAATGATTAAAGATTTGTATTCTGAAATTGACAGACTAAAGCAAG AGGTGTATGCTGCAAGAGAGAAAAATGGAATCTATATACCGCGTGATCGTTACCTTCACGAAGAAGCTGAAAAGAAG GCTATGACTGAAAAGATAGAACGCATGGAACTAGATGGGGAATCTAAGGATAAG CAATTGATGGAGCTTCAAGAACTCTACAATTCTCAGCAACTTTTGACTGCTGAATTAAGTGCTAAACTTGAAAAAACTGAG AAAAGTCTTGAAGAAACTGAGCAGTCCTTGTTTGATCTTGAGGAAAGGCACAAGCAAGCAAATGCAACAATTAAGGAAAAGGAATTCTTGATATCAAATCTCCTAAAATCAG AGAAAGAACTGGTAGAACGTGCAATTGAACTACGAGCAGAGCTTGAGAATGCTGCATCGGATGTGTCAAATCTGTTTTCTAAAATTG AGCGGAAGGATAAAATTGAAGAAGGAAATAGGGTACTTATCCAGAAATTCCAGTCTCAGTTAGCTCAGCAACTTGAAGCTTTGCACAAGACAGTTTCAGCATCTGTAATGCATCAAGAGCAGCAACTGAAGGATATGGAAGAAGATATGAAGTCTTTTGTATCAACAAAAGCAGAA GCTACTGAAGATCTTAGAGTAAGGGTGGGAGAGTTGAAAAGCATGTATGGTTCTGGCATTAGAGCTTTGGATAATCTAGCTGAGGAGCTCAAAGCAAATAACCAATTAACTTATGAAGACTTGAAATCTGAAGTAGCGAAGCATTCATCTGCCTTGGAAGAT CTTTTTAAAGGAATCGCCTTAGAAGCTGATTCATTACTGAATGATCTTCAAAATAGTCTCCACAAGCAAGAGGCAAATTTAACAGCTTATGCTCATCAACAACGAGAG GCACATGCCAGAGCAGTCGAGACTACACGTGCAGTATCGAAAATAACAGTGAACTTTTTTGAGACGATAGACAGGCATGCATCCAATTTGACCCAAATTGTGGAAGAAACTCAGTTTGTTAATGATCAGAAACTGTGCGAGCTTGAAAAGAAGTTTGAG GAGTGCACTGCTTATGAAGAAAAGCAACTGCTGGAGAAAGTGGCAGAAATGCTAGCAAGCTCAAATGCTAGAAAGAAAAAACTG GTTCAAATGGCTGTTAATGATCTTCGTGAAAGTGCCAACTGTAGAACCAGTAAACTGCAGCAAGAAGCATTAACCATGCAGGACTCCACTTCTACTGTCAAGGCAGAATGGATGGTTCACATGGAAAAAACAGAATCCAACTATCATGAGGATACTTCTGCCGTTGAATCTGGAAAGAAAGACCTTGTGGAGGCTCTTCAAATCTG CCTCAACAAGGCAGAAGTAGGTTCACAACAATGGAGAACTGCTCAGGAGTCATTGCTTAGTTTAGAGAAGAGAAACGCTGCTTCTGTCGATACTACTGTTCG GGGAGGAATGGAAGCTAATCAAGATCTACGTACCCGATTCTCAAGTGCTGTGTCAACTACACTTGAAGATGCAGGAATAGCAAACAAGGATATTAACTCATCTATTGATC ATTCGTTGCAACTTGATCATGAAGCGTGTGGGAATTTGAATTCCATGATTACACCATGCTGTGGTGACTTGAGAGAATTGAAGGGTGGTCATTACCACAGAATTGTGGAGATAACTGAAAATGCAGGGAAATGTCTTCTCAATGAGTACATG GTTGATGAACCATCTTGTTCAACACCGACAAGACGACTCTTCAATCTACCCAGCGTTTCATCCATAGAAGAGCTAAGAACACCATCATTTGAGGAACTTTTGAAGGCATTTTGGGATGCAAAATATTCGAAGCAAGCAAATGGAGATGTTAAACACATTGGTTCATATGAAGCTGCTCAATCAGTAAGAGATTCCAGAGTTCCTCTTACCGCTATTAACTAA